The following coding sequences are from one Kallotenue papyrolyticum window:
- a CDS encoding ABC transporter ATP-binding protein — protein MPLIDVAHVSKVYVRPVRREGRFGALRTFLSRERRTIHAVSDVSFTVERGAMVGYIGPNGAGKSTTMKMLTGILVPSSGRIVVDGRVPHRERVAHVRNIGVVFGQRTQLWWDLPTIESFELLRYIYRIPLARWRENVRIYTELLDLDAFLQTPVRQLSLGQRMRADLAAALLHDPAILFLDEPTIGLDIVAKERIRAFLATVNRERGVTVMLTTHDLADIERLCPRMVLIDHGRVIFDGALDELRRRYGRTRTLVVDLREAVDDVAVPRATLVRRDGPRVWLRFDRDATTAAALIAEVAARYPVRDITVEEPHIEAIIHDIYEHGHRAAPVASVEGA, from the coding sequence ATGCCGTTGATCGACGTGGCGCATGTCAGCAAAGTCTATGTCCGGCCCGTGCGACGCGAGGGCCGCTTTGGCGCGCTGCGCACCTTCCTGAGTCGCGAGCGCCGGACGATCCACGCCGTAAGCGACGTTTCGTTTACGGTTGAGCGGGGCGCGATGGTGGGCTACATCGGGCCGAACGGCGCCGGCAAAAGCACAACGATGAAGATGCTGACCGGCATTCTGGTGCCGTCCAGCGGTCGGATCGTGGTGGATGGGCGCGTGCCCCATCGCGAGCGCGTGGCGCATGTGCGCAACATCGGCGTTGTGTTCGGGCAGCGCACGCAGCTCTGGTGGGATCTGCCGACGATCGAATCGTTCGAGCTGCTGCGCTACATCTACCGCATTCCCCTGGCGCGCTGGCGCGAGAACGTGCGGATCTACACCGAGCTGCTGGATCTCGACGCGTTTCTCCAGACGCCGGTGCGCCAGTTGTCGCTGGGCCAGCGCATGCGCGCCGATCTGGCCGCCGCGCTGCTCCACGATCCCGCGATTCTGTTTCTGGACGAGCCGACGATCGGCCTGGACATCGTAGCCAAGGAGCGCATCCGTGCATTTCTGGCGACGGTCAACCGCGAACGCGGCGTGACGGTCATGCTCACGACGCATGACCTGGCGGATATCGAACGGCTCTGTCCGCGGATGGTGCTGATCGACCACGGGCGCGTGATCTTCGACGGCGCGCTGGACGAGCTGCGGCGGCGCTACGGTCGCACGCGCACGCTGGTGGTCGATCTGCGCGAGGCGGTGGACGACGTTGCCGTGCCGCGCGCAACGCTGGTGCGCCGCGACGGGCCGCGCGTCTGGCTGCGCTTCGATCGCGACGCCACCACCGCCGCAGCCCTGATCGCCGAGGTGGCCGCGCGCTACCCGGTGCGCGACATCACCGTGGAAGAACCGCACATCGAGGCGATCATCCACGATATCTACGAGCACGGTCACCGTGCGGCACCGGTGGCATCCGTCGAGGGCGCGTGA
- a CDS encoding transposase, whose product MTYDPQRHHRRSIRLKGYDYAQPGAYFITICTQHRACLFGEVVDGEMRLNDYGKIVEFTWHDLVNHISGIMLDAFVVMPNHVHGIVIITDGPGVVGAGSEPAPTTPATAHTARHGLPEIVRQFKTFSARRINALRGTPGVSVWQRNYYEHIIRNDEALERIRRYILENPARWMRDREKPRAIRPEPEDTWAQ is encoded by the coding sequence ATGACCTACGATCCCCAGCGCCACCATCGCCGCAGTATCCGCCTGAAGGGATACGATTACGCGCAACCCGGCGCCTATTTCATCACCATCTGCACGCAGCACCGGGCCTGTTTGTTCGGCGAGGTGGTGGATGGGGAAATGCGGTTGAACGATTACGGGAAAATCGTTGAATTCACGTGGCATGATTTGGTTAATCATATTTCGGGAATCATGTTGGACGCGTTCGTCGTCATGCCAAACCATGTGCACGGGATTGTAATCATCACCGATGGCCCGGGGGTGGTAGGGGCGGGTTCCGAACCCGCCCCTACCACCCCCGCAACCGCCCACACCGCACGACACGGCCTGCCGGAAATCGTGCGGCAATTCAAAACATTTTCCGCCCGCCGCATCAATGCCCTGCGCGGCACACCGGGCGTGTCCGTCTGGCAACGCAACTATTACGAACATATCATCCGCAATGACGAAGCGTTGGAGCGCATCCGCCGGTATATCCTCGAGAACCCCGCGCGGTGGATGCGCGACAGAGAGAAGCCCAGAGCCATCCGCCCCGAACCGGAGGACACATGGGCGCAATGA
- a CDS encoding SpoIIE family protein phosphatase — protein MELEAAVAKVGKYASPESGDTVELIERPSGGFSIVMVDGQGSGRGAKTLSNLVTARAVAMLKDGARDGAVARAVHDYLYGYRSGQVSATLNIISVDFQARAILMSRNNPLPYYVLSPEGLTWARESSAPIGLYPQTKPVITQHDLRENLYLIAFTDGIASAGSRYGRDPDLANFLAALPCDGTCRAQDLADMILMRAMELDEGRPNDDMSVVVLAVLPRQEDAPKIRRLLVSFPMERPYR, from the coding sequence GTGGAACTGGAAGCAGCCGTTGCCAAGGTTGGCAAATATGCTTCGCCGGAGAGCGGTGATACCGTCGAGCTGATCGAACGGCCCTCGGGCGGCTTTTCGATCGTCATGGTCGACGGCCAGGGGAGTGGTCGTGGCGCGAAGACCCTGAGCAATCTGGTCACGGCGCGGGCGGTGGCCATGCTCAAGGACGGCGCGCGCGATGGCGCGGTGGCGCGCGCCGTGCACGACTACCTGTACGGCTATCGGAGTGGCCAGGTCTCGGCCACGCTCAATATTATTTCGGTCGATTTTCAGGCGCGCGCGATCCTGATGTCGCGCAACAATCCCCTGCCCTACTATGTTTTGTCGCCGGAGGGGCTCACCTGGGCGCGTGAGTCATCGGCGCCGATCGGGCTCTACCCGCAGACCAAGCCGGTGATCACCCAGCACGATCTGCGCGAGAATCTCTACCTGATCGCGTTTACCGATGGCATTGCTTCCGCCGGATCGCGCTATGGACGCGATCCCGATCTGGCCAATTTTCTGGCGGCGCTGCCCTGCGACGGCACGTGCCGCGCGCAGGATCTGGCCGATATGATTCTCATGCGCGCCATGGAGCTGGACGAGGGACGGCCCAATGACGATATGAGCGTGGTGGTGCTGGCGGTGTTGCCGCGCCAGGAGGATGCGCCCAAGATCCGGCGTTTGCTGGTCAGTTTTCCCATGGAGCGGCCCTATCGCTAG
- a CDS encoding MBL fold metallo-hydrolase, whose product MSIVTGAALREQIAALHLPPGWLALWSLGQAGVVIKGAASVAVIDPYLSDAVARAGGPPRRFPPPIAPDQLDLVDIVFCTHEHLDHTDPDTLRPLLAAAPRAPVVVSRQGADLLRAASIDPRRLIVPRLGETHAHGDLRWTAVPAAHETVAIDAEGYSRWMGFVIECNGVTLFHAGDTIPCDELHAALEGRAIDLALVPINGRDYYRNQQDLLGNCLPREAAELAQRIGAQVLIPIHNDLFDSNRLNPAQLWDELDRRFPYLRCHALQPGELYLYVR is encoded by the coding sequence ATGAGCATCGTCACGGGCGCGGCGCTGCGCGAGCAGATCGCCGCGCTGCACCTGCCACCGGGCTGGCTGGCGCTCTGGTCGCTGGGCCAGGCCGGCGTCGTGATCAAGGGCGCGGCCAGCGTGGCGGTGATCGATCCCTATCTGTCGGACGCAGTCGCCCGCGCCGGCGGACCGCCACGGCGCTTCCCGCCGCCGATCGCCCCCGACCAGCTCGATCTGGTCGATATCGTGTTCTGCACGCACGAGCATCTCGACCATACCGATCCGGACACGCTCCGCCCGCTGCTGGCGGCCGCGCCGCGCGCGCCGGTGGTGGTGTCGCGCCAGGGCGCGGACCTGCTGCGCGCCGCGTCGATCGATCCGCGGCGCCTGATCGTGCCGCGGCTGGGCGAGACGCACGCGCACGGCGATCTGCGCTGGACGGCCGTGCCGGCGGCGCATGAGACGGTGGCGATCGATGCCGAGGGCTACTCGCGCTGGATGGGCTTTGTGATCGAGTGCAACGGTGTGACGCTCTTCCATGCCGGCGACACCATTCCCTGCGACGAACTGCACGCGGCGCTGGAGGGACGCGCGATCGATCTGGCGCTGGTGCCGATCAACGGGCGGGACTACTACCGCAATCAGCAGGACCTGCTGGGTAACTGCCTGCCGCGCGAGGCGGCCGAGCTGGCGCAGCGCATCGGGGCGCAGGTGCTGATCCCGATCCACAACGATCTGTTCGACAGCAACCGGCTCAATCCGGCGCAGTTGTGGGACGAGCTTGACCGGCGCTTCCCCTATCTGCGCTGCCACGCGCTGCAGCCGGGAGAGCTGTATCTCTACGTGCGCTGA
- a CDS encoding glycosyltransferase 87 family protein: MARTIRLPWWFGLALIVGAGLGLRLWAMRWPPFMIDMNSWIAWGEHLLAVGPRRFYQQDMFIDYPPGYLYVLWAVAALKRQVWPGTGLEPYFTLLRLIPALVDLATGVLLALVTRRAILARQDGPARARAWLALVVAAAYLFNPGVIFNSAVWGQIDSLLTLGLLSALTLALARRPLAAAVVYALTLLVKPQAISLAPLLAVAWLTLAQPWQWLMVAGAGLVVAQLALWPFWGSAALPRLYGLLNHSVNVYPYTSLFTYNLWGIYGMWRDDQVASFLGPSLRTLGLLLYLAGVVLGVALLLIGWRRRGPWALLLWLGAAYFAFLPVMVLTRMHERYLAPVLPLVLLAAVSWSLAAGRLPRAPRWMRLMGGLLALVYVVLSVVHALNLYQVYAFYRAYPAAVPPTDTLFHLVAGHVTLWSSLNLALFGLVTLALALAAWRWPGRAGHESTISRP; this comes from the coding sequence ATGGCTCGAACGATCCGGTTGCCCTGGTGGTTCGGCCTGGCGTTGATCGTTGGCGCCGGGCTGGGCCTGCGCCTGTGGGCCATGCGCTGGCCGCCGTTTATGATCGATATGAACAGCTGGATCGCCTGGGGCGAGCACCTGCTGGCGGTGGGGCCGCGCCGCTTCTACCAGCAGGATATGTTCATCGACTATCCGCCGGGCTACCTGTACGTGCTGTGGGCGGTGGCCGCGCTCAAACGGCAGGTCTGGCCGGGAACCGGACTGGAGCCGTATTTCACGCTGCTGCGTCTGATCCCCGCGCTGGTCGATCTGGCAACCGGCGTGCTGCTGGCGCTGGTGACGCGCCGTGCCATCCTGGCGCGCCAGGACGGGCCCGCGCGCGCCCGCGCATGGCTGGCGCTGGTGGTGGCGGCGGCCTATCTGTTCAATCCCGGCGTGATCTTCAACTCCGCGGTCTGGGGACAGATCGATAGCCTGCTGACGCTGGGGCTGTTGAGCGCGCTGACGTTGGCGCTGGCGCGCCGTCCGCTGGCCGCCGCGGTGGTGTACGCCTTGACGTTGCTGGTCAAGCCGCAGGCGATCAGTCTGGCGCCGCTGCTGGCCGTCGCCTGGCTGACGCTGGCGCAGCCCTGGCAGTGGCTGATGGTGGCGGGCGCCGGTCTGGTGGTGGCGCAGCTCGCGCTCTGGCCCTTCTGGGGCAGTGCCGCGCTGCCCCGGCTGTACGGGCTGCTCAACCATTCGGTCAACGTCTACCCCTACACCTCGCTGTTTACCTACAACCTGTGGGGCATCTACGGCATGTGGCGGGATGATCAGGTGGCCTCGTTCCTGGGGCCGAGCCTGCGCACGCTGGGCCTGCTGCTGTATCTGGCCGGCGTCGTTCTGGGCGTGGCGCTGCTGCTGATCGGCTGGAGGCGGCGCGGGCCATGGGCGCTGCTGCTCTGGCTGGGCGCGGCCTATTTCGCGTTTCTGCCGGTGATGGTCCTGACGCGCATGCACGAACGCTATCTGGCGCCGGTGCTCCCGCTGGTGCTGCTGGCCGCGGTCTCCTGGAGCCTCGCAGCCGGGCGGCTGCCGCGCGCGCCGCGCTGGATGCGGCTGATGGGCGGCCTGCTGGCGCTTGTCTATGTTGTGCTGAGCGTCGTGCACGCGCTCAACCTCTACCAGGTCTATGCCTTTTACCGGGCCTATCCCGCCGCGGTGCCGCCCACCGACACCCTGTTCCACCTGGTGGCCGGGCATGTCACGCTGTGGTCGAGCCTGAATCTGGCGCTGTTCGGGCTGGTGACGCTGGCGCTGGCGCTGGCCGCGTGGCGCTGGCCGGGACGGGCCGGGCATGAGTCGACCATCAGCCGGCCATGA
- the tgt gene encoding tRNA guanosine(34) transglycosylase Tgt — translation MDQAHVFHFKLEHVDPATGARAGTLTTPHGSIATPVFMPVGTQATVKTLTSDEVAGLGATIILGNTYHLYLRPGSDVIAELGGLHRFMSWPRALLTDSGGFQVFSLGATNVIDDEGVTFRSHIDGSLHRFTPERAIAVQEQIGADIIMAFDECAPYPTTYDYARRAMERTHRWLARCVAAKTRHDQALFGIVQGSVFPDLRRESAQFVAAQPVPGIAIGGLSVGESKAEMYETLALTTADLPADRPRYLMGVGSPEDLLHGVSRGVDMFDCVQPTRLGRHGAAWTPDGRINLLNARWARDPRPIQEDCDCYTCRRYSRAYLRHLLRAEEMLGARLATLHNVRFLVRLMEQARMAILENRFAAFRDAFLERFQPVPEAVRVAQRAAFGRRKERS, via the coding sequence ATGGACCAGGCGCATGTTTTTCATTTTAAGCTGGAGCACGTCGATCCGGCGACGGGCGCGCGGGCGGGAACGCTGACGACGCCGCACGGGTCGATCGCGACGCCGGTGTTCATGCCGGTGGGGACACAGGCAACCGTCAAAACCCTGACCTCGGACGAAGTGGCCGGGCTGGGCGCGACCATTATTCTCGGCAACACCTACCATCTGTATCTGCGGCCCGGCAGCGATGTGATCGCCGAGCTGGGCGGCCTGCACCGTTTCATGAGCTGGCCACGCGCGCTCCTGACCGACTCGGGCGGGTTTCAGGTCTTCAGCCTGGGCGCGACCAATGTGATCGACGACGAGGGCGTGACCTTTCGCTCGCATATCGATGGCAGTCTGCACCGCTTTACGCCGGAGCGGGCCATCGCCGTTCAGGAGCAGATCGGCGCGGATATCATCATGGCCTTCGACGAGTGCGCGCCCTACCCGACAACCTACGACTACGCGCGGCGGGCGATGGAGCGCACGCATCGCTGGCTGGCGCGCTGTGTGGCGGCCAAAACCCGGCACGATCAGGCCCTGTTCGGGATCGTGCAGGGCAGCGTCTTTCCCGATCTGCGCCGCGAGAGCGCGCAGTTCGTCGCGGCGCAGCCGGTGCCCGGGATTGCTATCGGCGGCCTGAGCGTGGGCGAGTCCAAGGCGGAGATGTACGAGACGCTGGCGCTGACAACGGCGGACCTGCCCGCGGATCGTCCGCGCTACCTGATGGGCGTCGGCTCGCCGGAGGATCTGCTCCACGGCGTGAGTCGCGGCGTGGATATGTTCGATTGCGTGCAGCCGACGCGGTTGGGCCGGCATGGCGCGGCCTGGACGCCCGACGGGCGCATCAATCTGTTGAACGCGCGCTGGGCCCGCGATCCCCGGCCGATCCAGGAGGATTGCGACTGCTATACCTGCCGGCGCTATTCGCGGGCCTATCTTCGTCATCTGCTGCGCGCCGAGGAGATGCTGGGCGCGCGCCTGGCAACGCTCCATAACGTTCGATTTCTGGTGCGTCTGATGGAGCAGGCGCGCATGGCTATTCTGGAGAACCGCTTTGCTGCCTTCCGCGACGCGTTCCTCGAGCGTTTCCAGCCGGTGCCGGAGGCGGTGCGGGTTGCGCAACGGGCCGCGTTTGGCCGCCGAAAGGAGCGCAGCTAA
- a CDS encoding UDP-glucose dehydrogenase family protein has translation MKTICVVGTGYVGLVTGVMFADLGNSVTCIEIDQRKLELLRAGKSPIYEPGLEELLKRNQEAGRLRFTDSYAEAVPDADFIFITVGTPMGEDGAADLRYVEAAARSIGQHLRKPAIIIDKSTVPVGTGDWVTELIRAEAGAIPFAVVSNPEFLREGSAVHDFSHPDRIVLGSTDREAAERVAELHAPLQAPVIITDLRTAEMIKYASNAFLATRISFINEIASICEQLGADVKEVARGMGADKRIGPHFLDAGIGYGGSCFPKDVLALHHMAARAGCHPQLLQAVMDINRDARRSFVKKVTDLLGEDLTGKTIGVLGLAFKPNTDDMREAASIDIIRQLQARGASIRAYDPVAMDAAQEIMPDVLYCATAYDVAKGADALLVVTEWNEFKQLDFDKIKRYMRQPILLDGRNVYEPEVMTARGFIYRGVGRGVPRPAQEPQPRHDGKPALIEA, from the coding sequence ATGAAAACGATCTGTGTCGTCGGCACCGGCTACGTGGGTCTGGTGACTGGCGTGATGTTCGCCGACCTGGGCAATAGCGTAACCTGCATCGAGATCGATCAGCGCAAACTGGAGCTGCTGCGCGCCGGGAAGTCGCCGATTTACGAGCCCGGCCTGGAGGAGCTGCTGAAGCGCAACCAGGAGGCGGGGCGCCTGCGCTTCACCGACTCCTACGCCGAAGCGGTGCCGGACGCGGATTTTATTTTCATCACGGTGGGCACGCCCATGGGCGAGGATGGCGCGGCCGACCTGCGCTATGTCGAGGCCGCGGCCCGTTCGATCGGCCAGCATCTGCGCAAGCCCGCGATCATCATCGATAAGTCCACCGTGCCGGTCGGAACGGGCGACTGGGTGACCGAGCTGATTCGCGCCGAGGCGGGCGCCATTCCCTTCGCGGTGGTGTCCAATCCGGAGTTTTTGCGCGAGGGCTCGGCGGTTCACGATTTCAGCCATCCGGATCGCATCGTCCTGGGCTCGACCGACCGGGAAGCGGCCGAGCGCGTCGCCGAGCTGCACGCGCCGCTGCAGGCGCCGGTGATCATCACCGATCTGCGCACGGCGGAGATGATCAAATATGCTTCCAATGCCTTTCTGGCCACGCGCATCAGCTTCATCAACGAGATCGCCTCGATCTGCGAACAGCTCGGCGCGGATGTCAAGGAAGTGGCGCGCGGCATGGGCGCGGACAAGCGCATCGGCCCCCATTTCCTGGACGCCGGCATCGGCTACGGCGGCTCGTGCTTTCCCAAGGATGTGCTGGCGCTGCACCACATGGCGGCGCGCGCCGGCTGCCATCCCCAACTGCTCCAGGCAGTGATGGATATCAACCGCGATGCGCGCCGCTCCTTCGTCAAGAAGGTGACCGACCTGCTCGGCGAGGACCTCACTGGCAAAACCATCGGCGTGCTGGGCCTGGCCTTTAAGCCCAACACCGACGACATGCGCGAAGCGGCATCGATCGATATCATCCGGCAACTGCAGGCGCGCGGCGCAAGCATCCGGGCCTATGATCCGGTGGCCATGGACGCGGCGCAGGAGATCATGCCGGACGTGCTCTACTGCGCCACGGCCTATGATGTGGCCAAGGGCGCCGACGCGCTGCTGGTGGTGACCGAGTGGAACGAGTTCAAGCAGCTTGACTTCGACAAGATCAAGCGTTACATGCGCCAGCCGATCTTGCTGGATGGCCGTAACGTGTACGAGCCGGAGGTGATGACCGCGCGTGGCTTCATCTATCGCGGTGTGGGACGTGGTGTGCCCCGGCCCGCACAGGAGCCCCAGCCGCGCCATGACGGCAAGCCGGCGCTGATCGAAGCATAA
- the acpS gene encoding holo-ACP synthase, with the protein MLYTGIDIVEIERIERAIQRWGERFLQRVFTTTELRDAGGRPRSLAARWAAKEAAAKALGVGLSGPGAAAAVGAGVALRWHEIEVRRPAGQPPQLLLHGAAARRAAALGWRVVALSLSHGRQFAVALVVAQAADQGGQHG; encoded by the coding sequence ATGCTCTACACCGGCATCGATATCGTCGAGATCGAACGGATCGAGCGCGCCATACAGCGCTGGGGCGAGCGCTTTCTGCAGCGCGTCTTCACGACGACCGAATTGCGCGACGCGGGCGGGCGGCCGCGCTCGCTGGCGGCGCGCTGGGCGGCCAAGGAAGCGGCGGCCAAGGCGCTGGGCGTGGGGCTGAGCGGTCCCGGCGCCGCCGCTGCCGTCGGTGCGGGCGTGGCGCTGCGCTGGCACGAGATCGAAGTGCGTCGTCCTGCCGGGCAGCCGCCGCAGCTCCTGCTCCATGGTGCAGCCGCGCGCCGTGCCGCTGCCCTGGGCTGGCGCGTAGTCGCGCTCTCGCTTTCGCATGGCCGCCAATTCGCCGTCGCGTTGGTGGTGGCCCAGGCCGCCGACCAGGGAGGCCAGCACGGGTGA
- a CDS encoding COX15/CtaA family protein yields the protein MAPTNGSTSRRFVRYAGGVLIYNIGVILWGAFVRATGSGAGCGSHWPTCNGQVIPRAPEVETLIEFTHRLTSGLAGLLVLGLFVWAMRRFARGHPARLGATWALIFMVIEALIGALLVRAGLVADNASLARAVMIALHLVNTFLLLAWLALTVWWGAGGPPLRLRGHEGLATLLGIAILVTILLGASGAVTALGDTLFPVDTLHEGLRRDFSTEAHFLERLRIIHPVIAMLLGLYLIGLARFIARRRPTPLTRRLVLIFGAIYATQLIVGMINVRLLAPVALQIIHLLLADLIWIALILLSAAALAAEQPAWASAPALPAHTAARDGTAPRPRLG from the coding sequence ATGGCTCCTACCAACGGATCTACCTCCCGCCGATTTGTGCGCTACGCCGGCGGCGTGCTGATCTACAACATCGGTGTCATTCTCTGGGGCGCGTTCGTGCGCGCCACCGGCTCAGGTGCGGGCTGCGGCAGCCACTGGCCTACCTGCAACGGTCAGGTGATTCCGCGCGCGCCGGAGGTCGAAACGCTGATCGAGTTCACCCATCGCCTGACCAGCGGCCTGGCCGGGCTGCTGGTGCTGGGCCTGTTCGTCTGGGCCATGCGCCGCTTTGCCAGGGGCCATCCGGCGCGCCTGGGCGCAACGTGGGCACTGATCTTCATGGTCATTGAGGCGCTGATCGGCGCGTTGCTGGTGCGCGCCGGGCTGGTAGCCGACAATGCCTCGCTGGCGCGCGCGGTGATGATCGCGCTCCACCTGGTCAATACCTTCCTGCTGCTAGCCTGGCTGGCGCTGACGGTGTGGTGGGGCGCGGGCGGCCCGCCGTTGCGCCTACGTGGCCATGAAGGCCTGGCTACGCTCCTGGGGATCGCCATTCTCGTTACGATCCTGCTCGGCGCCAGCGGCGCGGTGACAGCGCTGGGCGACACGCTCTTTCCGGTGGATACGCTCCATGAAGGCCTGCGCCGCGACTTCTCGACCGAAGCGCACTTTCTGGAGCGACTGCGCATCATCCACCCAGTCATCGCCATGCTGCTGGGCCTGTACCTGATCGGCCTGGCGCGCTTCATCGCGCGCCGGCGCCCGACGCCGCTTACCCGCAGGCTGGTCCTGATCTTCGGCGCGATCTATGCCACGCAGTTGATCGTGGGCATGATCAACGTACGGCTGCTGGCGCCGGTGGCGCTGCAGATCATTCACCTGTTGCTGGCCGATCTGATCTGGATCGCGCTGATCCTGTTGAGCGCCGCAGCGCTCGCTGCCGAGCAACCGGCCTGGGCATCCGCGCCCGCGCTGCCGGCGCACACTGCGGCACGCGACGGCACTGCGCCCAGACCGCGCCTGGGCTGA
- the pabB gene encoding aminodeoxychorismate synthase component I codes for MDTDRIPELQLAFATATGGRRLLAFTDPLALIVAERLEQVLPALRQAEAAARAGYYVVGFVAYEAAPAFDRALVTHAPSALPLVWFGVFAAPSVPPPPPCGTFRVGPWQPNVDPATYRAHIAAVRDAIARGVTYQTNYTIRLRARFEGDARAFYAHLCAAQRADYCADLHLGRFRILSASPELFFAWHDGLIVTRPMKGTARRGRWPEEDEQAARALQASLKNRAENLMIVDLLRNDLGRIAEIGSVQVPALFTLERYPTVWQLTSTVRARTRAAVTLVDIFQALFPCGSVTGAPKASTMRLISELEAAPRGVYCGAIGLIEPGGAATFSVAIRTLLLDTVTGMAEYGVGGGITWDSTAADEYDEALAKAAVLTAAQPSFDLLETLRLERGTYLLRERHVQRLLASAAYWDVPLTRASIDAVLDEHARRYAHEPRRVRLLVGCDGTPRVESRPLEPLPPEPLPVALARAPVCSTERWLYHKTTYRAIYEAHRAEQAQVYDVLLWNEAGELTEFTTGNLVLELDGRCWTPPLAAGLLPGTQRAEALAQGQIAERRLTRDDLRRATRIWLINSVRGWVEVRLVMPPPTAPDAAVTGAPSDADAPPVLH; via the coding sequence GTGGACACCGATCGCATACCCGAGCTACAGCTCGCCTTTGCCACGGCTACGGGAGGTCGGCGCCTGCTGGCTTTTACCGATCCACTGGCGCTCATCGTTGCCGAGCGGCTGGAGCAGGTGCTGCCGGCGCTGCGTCAGGCCGAAGCCGCGGCGCGCGCCGGCTACTATGTGGTCGGCTTCGTCGCCTACGAGGCCGCGCCGGCCTTTGACCGCGCGCTGGTGACGCACGCACCGTCCGCGCTGCCGTTGGTCTGGTTCGGTGTCTTCGCTGCGCCCAGCGTGCCACCGCCGCCGCCGTGCGGCACGTTCCGCGTCGGGCCGTGGCAGCCCAACGTTGATCCGGCAACCTATCGTGCCCACATTGCAGCCGTGCGCGACGCCATCGCCCGCGGCGTGACCTATCAGACCAACTACACCATCCGGCTGCGCGCGCGCTTTGAAGGTGATGCGCGCGCCTTCTACGCGCACCTGTGCGCCGCGCAGCGCGCCGATTACTGTGCCGATCTGCATCTGGGGCGCTTCCGCATTCTATCGGCCTCGCCGGAACTGTTCTTTGCCTGGCACGATGGTCTGATCGTCACGCGCCCGATGAAGGGCACTGCGCGGCGCGGGCGCTGGCCGGAGGAAGATGAGCAGGCGGCACGCGCGCTGCAGGCCTCGCTGAAAAATCGCGCCGAAAACCTGATGATCGTCGATCTGCTGCGCAACGACCTTGGTCGCATCGCTGAGATCGGCTCGGTGCAGGTGCCGGCGCTGTTTACGCTCGAACGCTATCCGACCGTCTGGCAACTGACCTCGACCGTCAGGGCGCGCACGCGCGCGGCGGTCACGCTGGTCGATATCTTCCAGGCCCTCTTTCCATGCGGTTCCGTCACGGGCGCGCCCAAGGCCAGCACCATGCGCCTGATCAGCGAGTTGGAGGCGGCGCCGCGCGGCGTGTACTGCGGCGCGATCGGCCTGATCGAGCCGGGCGGCGCAGCCACCTTCAGTGTGGCGATCCGCACACTGTTGCTCGACACCGTGACGGGCATGGCCGAGTACGGTGTTGGCGGCGGCATCACCTGGGACTCCACCGCGGCAGACGAGTACGACGAAGCGCTGGCCAAAGCCGCCGTGCTGACCGCGGCGCAGCCAAGCTTCGATCTGCTGGAAACGCTGCGCCTGGAGCGCGGGACGTATCTGCTGCGCGAGCGGCACGTGCAGCGCCTCCTGGCTTCGGCGGCATACTGGGACGTGCCGCTGACGCGCGCGTCGATCGACGCCGTGTTGGATGAACATGCGCGACGTTATGCACATGAACCGCGGCGTGTACGCCTGCTGGTTGGCTGCGACGGCACGCCGCGCGTTGAAAGCCGTCCTCTGGAGCCGTTGCCGCCGGAGCCGCTGCCGGTCGCCCTGGCGCGCGCGCCGGTGTGCAGTACCGAGCGCTGGCTGTATCACAAAACGACCTATCGCGCCATCTACGAGGCGCACCGCGCCGAGCAGGCGCAGGTCTATGACGTGCTGCTCTGGAACGAGGCCGGCGAGCTGACCGAGTTTACCACCGGCAATCTGGTGCTGGAGCTGGACGGGCGGTGCTGGACACCACCGCTGGCGGCAGGGTTGCTGCCAGGTACGCAGCGCGCCGAAGCCCTGGCGCAGGGCCAGATCGCCGAACGGAGGCTGACGCGCGATGACCTGCGACGTGCCACGCGCATCTGGCTGATCAACAGCGTGCGTGGCTGGGTCGAGGTGCGGCTCGTCATGCCGCCACCGACTGCGCCGGATGCAGCGGTGACCGGCGCGCCATCCGATGCAGATGCTCCCCCGGTACTGCATTGA